The Gossypium hirsutum isolate 1008001.06 chromosome A13, Gossypium_hirsutum_v2.1, whole genome shotgun sequence nucleotide sequence TTTGGCAAAATAGTCGGGTACGgtataaatactaaatatgtGTTTCCATTCTTAAGAAGTGTTTATGTACGTAAAATCATCAAATAATGCTCAAATGATGCGAATTAGTGGTGGCTATGAGAGTCTCATGATAGGTGCAAATTATGCTAAGGTATATATGAGCTATTATCAAATGAAGTAAGCAATGTACATCCATACACGGTACTGATGTGACGGAACTTGGATTGCTTAAGATTTCCTTGCACACCACTAATTTGATTCAGTGTTCATATGCAAtgtacatttttttttgtcaaagcaGTTTTGGTTGGTTTGATTTATGTGGAAGGCTATTACCTACTGTAGcaacattaatatattttattcttcCGTGTGGTTTCAGCAGCATTGAGGAGATACTCGAAAAGTTTGCTCAACTAACTCCACAAGAACGGGCCAAAAGGTGCAGTCAAAATTTCCAAGTTCAAAAATGACGTTAATGATCCTCATActttttaagagtttaattttAAACTTATTGAAGCGGAATTAACTCacattttaatttctattttcttGGGACAGGAAGTTGGAAAGCCTTGAAGTAAGTTCTTTCATACAGTTATCTACCTTTTAGCAATGTTACcgtctttgttttgttttctctaactcatttaatgtataaaatatcatCACCCTTATGAGTTATATAGTTTGTTTTTTCTTTGAGAGTCTAGGCACTGAAAAAAACGTTCAAGAAGTTGGACCATGATGTAAATATTCATGAATTTCTGGGTTCAAGGTACATGACAATCTTGTTTTTGTTTGCAAAATTACTCctagttaattttatttatttaatatattctaCAAAATGTTCTGATAGGGTTATGACTTTCTTTTTctgctttctttctttttctgcaGTACGCAAACAATAGAGGTATGCATGCATGATGACCTGTGACCTTAATCTATTATGATAGTTTGAGATTCTTAGGCCATATTGTTTATCATTCTAACAAGCTTTTTGTATATCTGTAATTGCTATGGGCAGGATCTGACCAACCAAGCCAGATTATTGCAGGCTCGGCTTTCTGAAATACACAGGAGACTGAGGTGAAGGCCTACATATTTTCTAATGTTTTAGTTGTCTGATCCTTAAATGTGCAACCTTTTGTCTTAACTTGAGCTAATATTACTATTGACTACTCAGCTGTTGGACTGACGTGGACAAGATCAATAATGTCGAACATTTGGGGCAAATGGAAGATTCACTGAAGGATTATCTGAATCAAATTCGAGCCCATAAGGTATGCCTATTGTTTCTCTAAGTAGTTAGATCTTTTACAAGAAGATGCGCTTGAGTTTGCTTAGTTAAACCAAggcaaaaagagaaaagaatagcTGATGCAAGCAGTGGACCGATGAATGAAATCACATACTATTCATCTTCTCTTTAAAAGCTCAAATGATGAATGCCAAATATgtttttttcacttaaaactACCTTATCTACCTTCTTTTGGCAGGAAAATTTAGGAAAGCAGCAGCTTTTACCGATAGAATGCACTAGTCAGGTAAGAATGTCTGATGTGCTTGAAATATTTTCCTGCTCAGCTTGCTCTTTAAAGTAGCGAGAACATAATATCTTAACGATCCTTTTATTGCAGTTccaaaatgaaatgcatgtaccTTTTAGAATGGGAATTGAGCAACAGCTCCAATCTCTTGCATGGATGCCTAATAATGATAGTAGACACATGGCCTTGACTGAGGACCCAAATCTGATTCCCCCTAGGTGAGTGGAGtttctagaaatattttttttgctaGACTTTCACTGATACATATAATCTTGTCTTCTACAAATTGAAACTGAAATAAATGCCTACTTTTGGATGCGAAcatttgtttaaataaatctTTTGTGAAGCATGAAATACATGTACAAGTCTCTAATTAgtaatagttatatttatttatttttgttacatgTATAAGTTGATGAAAAAGGCCCTGATGCATTATGATGTTGATTTGTAATTTCAGGGATGTGGAGTGTTCTGCAAGTTCCTCATTTGGAAGTTATTCGGGTTACTTCGGCACACCTAAAAGTTCTGAACTATCGAGTTCTGGACAAGAAAATGGCATCCTTAATGATTTGCAACTAGGTGGACAATGCCCCTTCTTCTCGTACGATCTTAGCATACTGAATGATCACAAATTCCAACCAGTGGCAGAGATGAACTTTCCGGAAACTCCTGTAGATTATCATGTTAACGGAGTTCTAGCAGGTCCTAGAGCTGGATATGACCCAAACCAAGGTAGTTGGGCTTCCACTTCTGGCCCTTGTGCTGTTACCATGTTTGATGAGCCATTATATACTGGAGTAAGTCTTTCGCCATTACTCTCATTATGCATTCAATTCTTGAGCAACATGGCATGTTTCACGTACTATTTTACCTGCATGAATGTCTGTACATTCACATATGTGTGGACCATAGGAAGAGGCATGTGCACGTATGCATCTCTCATCTATATAATATATGCATGGTCTCTTAGATCCACAAACTGGAAATTGTATATGTTCTCgacataattcaaattcatgttaTTGTCTGTTGCAGCAACTAAACTGAGATGCAGAAGAGTGATGCTACAATTCATTTCATCCACTAAGCAAACTATGGAGAACTATACTATACAATGCGGAATTAACCGAAAATCCTCAAAAATTGCCTAGACATTTTGTTATCACCAAGTAAAACTCGTACTCGGATGATGTGATGATAGCTCGACTGCACGACATATGGTTACCTTAATAGTGGTAAAATGCAGACCAAATGCTGCTAACTCCAATCAAATGAGGCACCACATTTCTGTATACTAATATATTTAGTAGTAGATTttctttttaacttatttttgttttcaccttTTGATTACTAGAGTTTACTAATGGCGGTCACTGCCTTTCCTCAATGTCAAGTTTAAGctgtaaataaaacaaatagcAAGACATTGATTGTAAATCATATGATTAACATATAAAAATGCACGACAGCAACTTCTTCACTGACTGGATTTTATACTGACGTAAAAATATGCATGGACTCAACAATGTTGCCCAGATTGGGACATCACAACAGCCCTTTTGTCCCCCACCAAGCCAAGCTGGACCAGACTAAATTAAATCACCTTTAGACTTTTTTCTTGTGAAATCATGTCATTAAAATTAATGTCTCTAAATCTTCTACGATCCTAGGCAGCGATTCATATCACATGCTGGCATGGAAAGGGCTTAATCGGGGAATATTCTCAGGACAAGAAAACCCTTGACGTGCTAACAGCCAGCATGGACAAGATAGCTAGAAATTTGTCCCGAGAAATATGTCCACAGCTCAGCTGGATTTGAGAGAAAAGGGTCTCGCTAAAGCCATGTTCAAGAGCTCAGTTGTGGTGCAATAATTAAGGATTTAAAAGGGGATGCGCCCTGTTTTCTTAACGACATGAATCATGCAAAATTGAAGTTGGTGTTGACTTGTTTCGATTGTGACTTTGAGATACAATGCAGTGCAATGGTCCTAACCCTTAACAACTAACAACAAGAtcataaaaattgttttttaaatagaatgaaaaaataaataaatttagacaacTCAAAGTTTCCTTATGAGATATTTTGGTATTCGATAGTCATATTGAGCACTCATTAAATTTAAAGTTCATCTGAGTTAAACTCCCAAACGAGGAACACAATTCTCCCAAATTTGTTTTCTCTATTCTCAAGACTCCGAAGTTCTTCCACAAAGCTCGAACCCAATATATTATTTAAGGATATTGAGCTCATTACCACTCAATCCAACAAATATTTGGG carries:
- the LOC107893946 gene encoding agamous-like MADS-box protein AGL30 isoform X2; its protein translation is MGRVKLKIKKLENTNGRQATYAKRKHGIMKKANELSILCDVEIILLMFSPTNKPSVCIGKRSIEEILEKFAQLTPQERAKRKLESLEALKKTFKKLDHDVNIHEFLGSSTQTIEDLTNQARLLQARLSEIHRRLSCWTDVDKINNVEHLGQMEDSLKDYLNQIRAHKENLGKQQLLPIECTSQFQNEMHVPFRMGIEQQLQSLAWMPNNDSRHMALTEDPNLIPPRDVECSASSSFGSYSGYFGTPKSSELSSSGQENGILNDLQLGGQCPFFSYDLSILNDHKFQPVAEMNFPETPVDYHVNGVLAGPRAGYDPNQGSWASTSGPCAVTMFDEPLYTGQLN
- the LOC107893946 gene encoding agamous-like MADS-box protein AGL30 isoform X1, with translation MGRVKLKIKKLENTNGRQATYAKRKHGIMKKANELSILCDVEIILLMFSPTNKPSVCIGKRSSIEEILEKFAQLTPQERAKRKLESLEALKKTFKKLDHDVNIHEFLGSSTQTIEDLTNQARLLQARLSEIHRRLSCWTDVDKINNVEHLGQMEDSLKDYLNQIRAHKENLGKQQLLPIECTSQFQNEMHVPFRMGIEQQLQSLAWMPNNDSRHMALTEDPNLIPPRDVECSASSSFGSYSGYFGTPKSSELSSSGQENGILNDLQLGGQCPFFSYDLSILNDHKFQPVAEMNFPETPVDYHVNGVLAGPRAGYDPNQGSWASTSGPCAVTMFDEPLYTGQLN